The following are encoded together in the Candidatus Bandiella woodruffii genome:
- the ssb gene encoding single-stranded DNA-binding protein, translating into MSGSVNKVILVGNVGSQPEVRSIQSTGEELVTFSLATSEKWKDRNTGENKEKTDWHRIVVFSPGLVKIIKSYVTKGSKLYLEGKLQTREYQDSDGVKKYTTEVVLTQYNSALTLLDSKKDTFSTGASDGPMRYDQVKEKESEDLMNDDDIPF; encoded by the coding sequence ATGTCTGGTAGTGTGAATAAAGTTATATTGGTTGGAAATGTGGGAAGCCAACCTGAAGTTAGAAGTATACAATCAACCGGAGAGGAGCTTGTAACTTTTTCTTTGGCGACAAGCGAAAAATGGAAAGACAGAAACACAGGAGAAAATAAGGAGAAGACTGATTGGCACAGGATAGTGGTTTTTTCTCCTGGTTTAGTCAAGATCATCAAAAGTTATGTAACTAAAGGAAGTAAGTTATATTTGGAAGGTAAGTTGCAAACTAGGGAGTATCAAGATTCAGATGGAGTTAAAAAGTATACTACAGAGGTGGTTTTGACTCAGTATAATAGTGCTTTGACTTTGTTGGATTCCAAAAAAGACACTTTCTCGACCGGGGCGTCTGATGGACCTATGAGGTATGATCAGGTTAAGGAGAAAGAAAGTGAAGATTTGATGAACGACGATGATATTCCATTCTAG
- the rimP gene encoding ribosome maturation factor RimP: MHFVEKEGYEIVRIRINKSKKSQSCQIMIERSDNQRIDIKDCEKVNKEVVRLLKENDLGLVDCNIEVSSPGIDRPLTRLKDYVASKGKLVRISTLYKVQNRRSFKGRLVDMDDQSIKVRLAGSDDILVLSFESIAEGYLQYEFNKV; the protein is encoded by the coding sequence ATGCATTTTGTTGAGAAAGAAGGGTATGAGATTGTCAGAATAAGGATAAATAAAAGTAAAAAAAGCCAAAGCTGCCAGATAATGATAGAAAGGTCGGATAATCAACGGATAGATATAAAAGATTGTGAAAAAGTAAACAAAGAGGTTGTTCGGTTATTAAAAGAGAACGATCTGGGGCTGGTTGATTGCAATATTGAGGTTAGTTCGCCTGGAATAGACAGGCCTTTAACTAGGTTAAAAGATTATGTTGCATCTAAAGGTAAATTGGTTAGGATAAGCACTTTATACAAGGTTCAGAACAGACGTAGTTTTAAGGGGCGCTTGGTTGACATGGACGATCAATCAATCAAAGTCAGATTGGCGGGCAGTGATGATATATTGGTTTTGAGTTTTGAATCGATAGCCGAGGGCTATTTGCAGTATGAATTTAATAAGGTATAA
- the nusA gene encoding transcription termination factor NusA — translation MKVKNFGGSEILHVAEAVAKDKGIAKNHILEALEEAISVAAKRKYGANVPVKTHINRQSGDIELYRETLVLEDVSKFDTDQENVRVISLEEARAINPDLQDGDTIKEILPPLEIGRLNAGSVKQVIISKVKELERDKLYEEFKDRIGEILNGVVERIEGNGFIIKISGAEAVLRKDQALKTDYYKLGDRIRACLVKLDKESKGPILILSRTHKEFVSQLFKQEAPEIYDKIIEIKDIARDPGSRTKISVYSSDPSVDPVGSCVGVRGARVQTVIKELKGEKIDIVKWSEDPATYVVNALGSMQVSKVVIDEEQNRIEVVIPNDDQSQVIGRRGQNVKLISELVGWKISITTEETEIRKRQEEFSRITELFMERLNLEEILAQLLASEGYNSIQSLAEASVVAIASIEGLDEEIATELISRAKESMAEEKVE, via the coding sequence ATGAAAGTTAAGAATTTTGGTGGCAGTGAGATTTTGCATGTGGCAGAAGCTGTAGCAAAAGATAAGGGAATAGCAAAAAACCATATTTTAGAAGCGCTTGAAGAGGCTATTAGCGTTGCAGCAAAAAGAAAATATGGAGCAAACGTTCCTGTAAAGACCCACATCAATAGGCAGTCTGGAGATATTGAGCTGTATAGAGAAACACTTGTTCTTGAAGATGTTTCAAAATTCGATACTGATCAAGAAAACGTCAGAGTTATTAGCTTAGAAGAAGCAAGGGCTATCAACCCTGATTTGCAAGATGGAGACACCATAAAAGAAATATTGCCACCATTGGAAATAGGTAGGCTAAACGCTGGTTCTGTAAAACAGGTGATAATTTCCAAAGTGAAAGAGCTCGAAAGAGATAAACTATACGAGGAATTCAAAGATAGAATTGGGGAAATACTAAATGGCGTAGTGGAGAGAATAGAGGGAAATGGATTTATAATAAAAATATCTGGAGCTGAAGCGGTCCTTAGAAAAGACCAGGCGTTAAAAACTGATTATTATAAGTTAGGGGATAGAATAAGAGCATGTTTGGTAAAATTAGACAAAGAGTCTAAAGGGCCTATACTGATTTTATCCAGAACTCATAAAGAATTTGTCAGTCAATTGTTTAAGCAAGAAGCGCCTGAGATATACGATAAAATTATTGAAATAAAAGATATTGCTAGAGACCCGGGCTCAAGAACGAAGATATCTGTATACTCATCGGACCCATCTGTTGATCCTGTTGGTTCTTGCGTGGGAGTGAGAGGAGCAAGGGTGCAAACTGTGATAAAAGAATTGAAGGGTGAGAAAATAGACATAGTCAAATGGAGTGAAGACCCAGCTACATATGTTGTTAATGCATTGGGTTCTATGCAGGTTTCTAAGGTTGTGATTGATGAAGAGCAAAATAGAATAGAAGTGGTGATTCCTAACGATGATCAAAGTCAAGTTATTGGAAGAAGAGGGCAGAATGTAAAATTGATTTCCGAGCTAGTTGGTTGGAAGATTAGCATAACAACAGAAGAGACAGAAATCCGTAAAAGACAGGAAGAGTTTAGTCGTATTACTGAGTTGTTTATGGAAAGGTTAAATTTGGAAGAGATCTTAGCGCAATTACTAGCATCGGAAGGTTATAATAGCATACAAAGCTTAGCTGAGGCTAGTGTCGTTGCTATCGCTTCTATAGAAGGGTTAGATGAAGAGATAGCGACAGAGTTGATTTCAAGAGCCAAGGAATCCATGGCCGAAGAAAAGGTAGAATAG
- a CDS encoding transposase, whose product MDYRIKKRKMSSAHQIIMVCLDQLVGSEHQYRKFKELFNFGAVEQELKGIESPANYKGYGVLRLFKCLLLQFMEDLSDRELERYLSDSVAAKWFCDFDLTEATPDYSVFSRIRSKIGTNLLSKIFAIFRDQLKSQGYMSEVFTFLQSVSQR is encoded by the coding sequence GTGGATTACAGAATAAAGAAGAGAAAAATGTCATCAGCGCATCAAATAATAATGGTATGTTTGGATCAATTGGTTGGTAGTGAGCATCAATATCGCAAATTTAAGGAGCTGTTTAATTTTGGGGCAGTAGAGCAAGAGCTGAAGGGAATTGAATCTCCTGCTAATTATAAGGGATATGGTGTTTTACGTTTATTTAAATGCTTGTTGTTACAGTTTATGGAAGATTTGTCAGATCGTGAACTAGAAAGATATTTGAGTGACAGTGTTGCAGCCAAGTGGTTTTGTGATTTTGATTTAACCGAAGCCACACCTGATTATAGCGTTTTTAGTAGAATCCGCTCAAAGATAGGAACAAATTTGTTATCAAAAATCTTTGCCATTTTTAGAGATCAACTAAAATCTCAAGGATATATGAGCGAGGTATTTACTTTTTTGCAGAGTGTTAGCCAAAGATAG
- a CDS encoding IS1 family transposase encodes MAFCRFKKNKLWIWKAYSRELKRVVAWVVGKRNVTTFRKLWKIISRDNCSYYTDDWSVYSEVIPRHQHVVGKQHTLSIESNNSNTRHRIARMTRKTKVVSKSEEVVDLTIKLWLHFEDNNNFLSEQGNFISIFG; translated from the coding sequence GTGGCATTTTGTAGATTCAAAAAAAACAAATTATGGATATGGAAAGCCTATAGTAGGGAGCTCAAGAGAGTTGTTGCCTGGGTGGTTGGTAAGCGTAACGTTACAACCTTTAGAAAATTGTGGAAAATCATAAGTAGAGATAATTGCAGTTATTACACAGACGATTGGTCTGTTTATTCAGAGGTTATACCTCGCCATCAACATGTTGTTGGCAAACAACATACACTCTCAATTGAGTCCAATAACTCAAACACAAGGCACAGAATTGCAAGAATGACCAGAAAAACAAAGGTAGTTTCAAAATCTGAAGAAGTTGTCGATCTTACGATTAAGCTCTGGCTACATTTTGAGGATAACAATAATTTCCTAAGTGAGCAGGGCAATTTTATATCTATCTTTGGCTAA
- a CDS encoding cold-shock protein: protein MKFTGTVKWFNTEKGYGFIRPDDGQKDVFIHMSALKGAGLNGLKDNQKIEYEIAKEGGKESAVNISLI, encoded by the coding sequence ATGAAATTTACTGGTACAGTTAAGTGGTTTAATACCGAAAAAGGATACGGATTTATTCGTCCTGATGATGGACAAAAAGACGTTTTTATCCATATGTCTGCATTAAAAGGTGCGGGCCTGAATGGTTTGAAAGATAACCAGAAAATAGAATATGAGATTGCAAAAGAAGGTGGCAAAGAGTCAGCTGTTAATATATCTTTAATCTAA
- a CDS encoding HU family DNA-binding protein — MNKNEFIEKLSQELGSTKVAANKSLDAVLKCITYAMKTNDGLRFVGFGTFKARKIAAKEVKTPKGTMAKVPAHKRISFSVGKEFKQVVNGK, encoded by the coding sequence ATGAATAAGAATGAATTCATAGAAAAATTATCACAAGAGTTGGGTAGTACTAAAGTTGCTGCTAATAAAAGTTTAGATGCGGTTCTGAAATGTATAACCTATGCCATGAAAACTAACGATGGATTAAGGTTTGTTGGATTTGGAACTTTTAAAGCAAGAAAAATTGCAGCTAAAGAAGTTAAAACACCAAAAGGAACAATGGCAAAAGTACCTGCTCATAAAAGAATAAGTTTTTCTGTTGGTAAAGAATTTAAACAAGTTGTAAACGGTAAATAG
- the tsaE gene encoding tRNA (adenosine(37)-N6)-threonylcarbamoyltransferase complex ATPase subunit type 1 TsaE translates to MKEYICSLEQLDELAGTFSSKLKKGSVVLLHGELGSGKTTFVKFLIGHLGGNWDDVTSPTFNLVHQYKTARFDVWHFDLYRLKSKEELYNLGVDDALENGISILEWGEIAESLLQPIHTKIFFEYAGDPKVRKVLVENMHC, encoded by the coding sequence ATGAAAGAATACATATGCAGTCTTGAGCAACTAGATGAACTTGCTGGTACTTTCTCGTCCAAATTAAAGAAGGGAAGTGTTGTATTGCTACATGGGGAGTTGGGGAGTGGAAAAACAACGTTTGTAAAGTTTTTAATAGGCCATTTAGGTGGCAACTGGGATGACGTAACAAGTCCAACTTTTAACCTTGTGCACCAATATAAAACAGCAAGATTTGATGTATGGCACTTTGACTTATATAGATTGAAATCCAAGGAAGAATTATACAATTTGGGCGTTGATGATGCTTTGGAAAATGGGATATCTATCCTAGAATGGGGTGAGATTGCAGAAAGTTTACTACAACCTATCCATACTAAAATTTTTTTTGAATATGCTGGCGATCCTAAAGTAAGAAAGGTATTGGTAGAAAATATGCACTGCTAA
- a CDS encoding IS5 family transposase encodes MDLGLHRHDITDNMWDLIKDHLPGREGTWGGLAHNNRRFINAVFWILRTGSPWRDLPSEYGGWKNTHKRFCRWRDKRIWEALLEIFVKEPDMEWLMIDASHSKVHPHASGAKRRQSRYESYKRGLNTKIHLAVDSHGMPLKVIITKGSEADCKQAVNLIEEMKAEYLLADRGYDANYIIDHAQELGMRVVIPPKKNRITQRKYDKDLYKIRHIVENTFLHLKRWRGIATRYAKNSASFLAAIQIRCLSLWLKIS; translated from the coding sequence ATGGATTTAGGGCTACATAGGCATGATATAACAGATAATATGTGGGATTTGATAAAGGATCATTTACCAGGAAGGGAAGGTACGTGGGGAGGTTTGGCACATAATAACAGAAGATTCATTAACGCAGTATTTTGGATATTAAGAACAGGTTCTCCCTGGAGAGATTTGCCTTCAGAATATGGAGGATGGAAAAATACACATAAAAGATTTTGCAGATGGAGAGACAAAAGGATATGGGAGGCTTTATTGGAGATATTTGTGAAAGAACCTGATATGGAATGGTTAATGATAGACGCAAGTCATAGTAAAGTGCATCCACATGCTTCAGGTGCAAAAAGGCGGCAATCAAGATATGAGTCGTACAAAAGGGGGCTCAATACAAAGATTCACCTTGCCGTGGATTCACATGGTATGCCACTCAAAGTTATTATCACAAAAGGCTCAGAAGCTGATTGCAAGCAGGCTGTTAATCTTATTGAAGAGATGAAAGCTGAGTACTTACTAGCCGACAGAGGGTACGATGCTAATTACATAATTGACCATGCCCAAGAATTGGGCATGAGAGTTGTTATTCCTCCTAAAAAGAACAGAATCACCCAGAGAAAATACGATAAAGATTTATACAAAATAAGGCATATTGTAGAAAACACCTTTCTTCATCTTAAAAGATGGAGGGGAATTGCAACCAGATATGCTAAAAATTCAGCTTCTTTTCTTGCCGCAATTCAGATTAGATGCTTATCTCTTTGGCTTAAAATCTCATGA